One Gloeocapsa sp. DLM2.Bin57 genomic window carries:
- a CDS encoding phosphoribosyltransferase, with the protein MSELYISWADYHQKIEILARQIYLSGWEFNQIVCIAKGGLRIGDIFCRLFDQPLAILYAKSYGGDGNRTRGEITIAEQLLNLEPKLGNKVLLVDDLADSGVSLQRSVDWLLANFHQDIDEIRTAVIWVKGASIITPDYYVDYLPDNPWIHQPFERYELMSPKDLSR; encoded by the coding sequence ATGTCAGAATTATATATTTCTTGGGCTGATTACCATCAGAAAATTGAAATCCTCGCTCGTCAAATTTATCTATCAGGTTGGGAATTTAATCAAATTGTCTGTATTGCTAAAGGTGGTTTACGCATAGGTGATATTTTTTGTCGTCTTTTTGATCAACCCTTAGCTATTCTCTACGCTAAATCCTATGGGGGTGACGGTAACCGCACTAGAGGAGAAATTACCATCGCTGAACAATTATTAAATCTTGAACCTAAATTAGGTAATAAAGTTTTGTTAGTGGATGATTTGGCTGATTCAGGAGTGAGTTTACAACGTAGTGTAGATTGGTTGTTAGCTAATTTTCACCAAGACATTGACGAGATACGCACCGCGGTGATTTGGGTAAAAGGTGCTAGTATCATTACTCCTGATTATTATGTTGATTATCTTCCCGATAATCCTTGGATACATCAACCTTTTGAGCGCTATGAGCTGATGAGTCCAAAAGATTTAAGTAGGTAA
- a CDS encoding ferredoxin--nitrite reductase — translation MQTADKAEIKLHKIEQAKLEKPGLAVKEELEHFAQIGWEAMDKTDLEVRLKWLGIFYRPVTPGKFMLRLRIPNGCLTATQMSYLGEIVQRYGDDGSADITTRQNIQLRGVRLEDIPAMFERFQTLGLTSIQSGFDNVRNITGSPVAGIDPDELIDTRELVQKLQDKITNHGEGNPEFANLPRKLNIAIEGARDNSIHAEINDIAFIPAYQEGELGFNVIVGGYLSAQRCAESIPLNVWVRANDEVIDLSCTILKVYTEHGLTAGLRQNRGKSRLMWLIDKWGVEKFREVVEEELGKPLAKAAAEDEITEDKKDHLGVYPQKQAGYSYVGLHVPMGRLNAQQMFDVARLAEVYGNGEIRLTVEQNMIIPYIKDENLTTFLAEPLLEQFSINPSTLTRSVISCTGARYCNFAIIETKQRALALAQELDQELNIPERVRIHWTGCPNSCGQAQAGDIGLIGTKVSKNGKRGEGVNIYTGGKVGKEAKLGSLFAKGVACDELKSQLKEVLIEQFGATPKASE, via the coding sequence ATGCAAACCGCTGATAAAGCAGAAATAAAATTACATAAAATAGAACAAGCCAAACTGGAAAAACCAGGTTTAGCGGTAAAAGAAGAATTAGAACATTTTGCTCAAATTGGTTGGGAAGCGATGGACAAAACTGATTTAGAAGTCCGTCTCAAATGGTTAGGCATTTTCTATCGTCCCGTAACACCAGGTAAATTCATGTTGCGTTTACGCATTCCTAACGGATGTTTAACAGCGACACAAATGAGTTATCTAGGAGAAATCGTCCAACGCTATGGGGATGATGGTAGCGCTGATATCACCACCCGTCAAAATATCCAACTGCGAGGAGTACGTTTAGAAGACATTCCCGCAATGTTTGAGCGCTTTCAAACCCTAGGATTAACCAGTATTCAATCAGGTTTTGATAACGTGCGCAATATCACAGGCTCTCCAGTAGCTGGTATAGATCCCGATGAACTCATCGATACTAGAGAACTAGTGCAAAAACTACAGGATAAAATCACTAACCATGGTGAAGGTAATCCCGAATTTGCTAACCTTCCACGAAAATTGAATATAGCCATTGAAGGAGCAAGAGATAACTCAATTCACGCCGAAATCAATGATATTGCCTTTATTCCGGCTTATCAAGAGGGAGAATTAGGCTTTAATGTGATTGTTGGGGGTTATCTGTCTGCTCAACGTTGTGCTGAATCAATACCCTTAAATGTGTGGGTAAGAGCTAACGATGAGGTGATAGACTTATCCTGCACCATTTTAAAAGTCTATACAGAACATGGTTTAACTGCGGGGTTACGCCAAAATCGCGGTAAGTCTAGATTGATGTGGTTGATCGATAAATGGGGTGTAGAGAAATTCCGCGAGGTTGTTGAGGAAGAACTCGGTAAACCCTTAGCTAAAGCAGCAGCTGAAGACGAAATTACTGAAGATAAAAAAGACCATCTCGGAGTCTATCCCCAGAAACAAGCAGGTTATAGTTATGTAGGTTTACACGTTCCGATGGGGCGTTTAAACGCTCAACAAATGTTTGATGTAGCTAGATTAGCTGAAGTTTATGGTAATGGAGAAATTCGTCTGACTGTAGAGCAAAATATGATTATTCCCTACATTAAAGATGAAAATCTGACTACTTTTTTAGCTGAACCCTTGTTAGAGCAATTTAGTATTAATCCATCTACTTTAACTCGTTCTGTGATTTCTTGTACAGGTGCGCGTTATTGCAACTTTGCTATTATTGAAACTAAACAAAGAGCTTTAGCTTTAGCCCAAGAATTAGACCAAGAATTAAATATCCCCGAAAGAGTAAGAATACATTGGACTGGTTGTCCTAACTCTTGTGGACAAGCTCAAGCCGGTGATATTGGTTTAATAGGTACTAAAGTCAGTAAAAATGGTAAACGCGGTGAAGGAGTTAATATTTATACAGGAGGAAAGGTAGGGAAAGAGGCTAAATTAGGTAGTCTATTTGCTAAAGGGGTTGCTTGTGATGAACTCAAATCCCAACTTAAAGAGGTGTTAATCGAACAATTTGGCGCTACTCCTAAAGCTAGTGAGTAA